A single genomic interval of Leptospira montravelensis harbors:
- a CDS encoding prohibitin family protein yields MKRRSIFPNGFQFLFILGVSLSYFVSCLSIISPGEVGLMWRPYSTGLSQKPLESRVQTYMPWNSVYVYSIQWTSHQEKVEVLTRDDLTITVSAAIILRPVQNEIYELEMEIGRDYYDKVVKPQFRTAIRNILSAYNMVSISKETPNVSAQIKKSLAEKLKDKHVEIDDVIIDDVEYSPSILKAIESKLTKQQEQEQMKFEINIAKRDAEIQQISADGRAKAVLIEAEAQAKAQRMISESLTPKYIQLKAMENPNNKLIFVPNGKDGLPIIVNPDGK; encoded by the coding sequence ATGAAACGTCGATCCATTTTTCCAAACGGTTTCCAGTTCCTTTTCATTTTAGGTGTGAGCCTATCCTATTTTGTATCCTGTTTGTCCATCATAAGCCCTGGCGAAGTGGGTCTAATGTGGCGACCTTATAGCACCGGCCTCAGTCAGAAACCACTGGAATCCAGGGTGCAAACTTATATGCCGTGGAATAGTGTGTATGTTTACTCGATCCAATGGACAAGTCACCAAGAAAAAGTTGAGGTCCTCACGCGAGATGATTTAACAATCACGGTCAGTGCTGCTATCATTTTACGTCCTGTTCAAAACGAAATCTACGAACTCGAAATGGAAATTGGCCGAGATTACTATGATAAAGTTGTTAAACCTCAGTTTCGCACTGCCATAAGAAATATTTTATCTGCTTATAATATGGTTTCGATTTCTAAAGAAACACCTAACGTCTCCGCACAGATCAAAAAGTCTCTTGCCGAAAAGCTAAAAGACAAACATGTCGAAATAGATGATGTAATTATCGATGATGTTGAGTATAGCCCATCGATTTTAAAAGCAATAGAAAGCAAACTTACTAAACAACAAGAACAAGAACAAATGAAGTTCGAAATCAATATTGCGAAACGAGATGCAGAAATCCAACAGATCTCTGCAGATGGAAGGGCCAAGGCCGTACTCATTGAAGCGGAAGCACAGGCCAAAGCGCAACGAATGATTTCGGAATCCCTAACACCAAAATACATACAATTAAAGGCAATGGAGAATCCGAATAATAAATTGATCTTTGTTCCCAATGGAAAAGATGGATTGCCGATTATAGTAAATCCAGATGGGAAATGA
- a CDS encoding efflux RND transporter permease subunit, which produces MIELIVAFSIQNKFKVMAVTLVLCLVGIVNAFHLPIDAVPDVTNVQVTAVTSSPALTPFEVEQFITYPIELKLNGIPGATEIRSISRAGVSSVSVIFEDGTDIWFARQIVNERLKLVEAEIPPEYGKPELAPVATALGDIYEFILTSENHNETDLRSFVDWDLSKKIKSVPGVIEVNTLGGSLKQYQILIDPKRLQVHNLTISEILENLKTANFNTGGGYVQKDYEQLVIRGEGQFEGIDEIKRVAVRTANDGIPLLLGQIATVKEGPALRFGIATKNGKEVVAATVIMLLGQNSRKVVSDVKQRIEEIRSTLPHGMKIEPFYDRSEFINRALKTVFINLTEGAILVFFALILTLGTAKGGILVALAIPVSMLIAVIFMKYIGVVGNLMSLGALDFGLLVDGSIVMLESVLAGFYMGRKRFNRPMNEDEIKKITDVIILERCQKVGKAAAFSVAIIMLVYLPLMVLEGVEGRMFRPMAITVALALASALVFSITVFPASLAIFYKRPFIHKAYAWEKIEEYYVLLLNWGNQRKQKILLFSVFLVIGSFFLGSYLGSEFLPRIDEGEIEIDAKRLPSTAIDYSKDLNKDIERVLKPFPEISSVVSRVGRGESAAEPLGTEETSVMVKLSPKKNWVNASSREELMNVLKDKLISSIPSTYFSMSQPIENRVNALLTGSKADVVLKIYGDDLQTLKTHADKMASVLSKIEGTGDLRVQRLLGLPMLQINTNYDYMARYGVTASEILRTVEMMRVGSTAGKIFEGARRYDLVLRLDLQAKDIDSVRNIPIMTSRGTTVPLAQVADIDILDSASAIYREGLRRRIFVEVNIRGRDLVGYINDAKKKTESVQDALPNGYEIEWGGQFDNFVRARDRLILIVPVALAIIFFMLIIAFESVYYAVGVFSVVPLAAAGGILGLLVRGLPFSIPAAVGFIAVSGIAVLNGVVYASTLKDEIKSGVDIDKAVVSAGILSLRPVLTTEFIAAIGFLPMALSTMAGAEVQRPLATVVIFGVLVATALSRLVLPFVMEFLLKLDEKRKLIKEQNRIKRSSKLIQIDIGGDDDEPKAQSKNPPNQKRK; this is translated from the coding sequence ATGATAGAATTAATTGTAGCATTTTCAATTCAAAATAAATTTAAGGTTATGGCTGTAACTTTAGTATTATGTTTGGTTGGTATTGTAAACGCTTTTCATTTGCCTATTGATGCTGTACCGGATGTAACTAATGTTCAGGTAACAGCAGTTACATCATCTCCTGCTTTGACTCCCTTTGAAGTAGAACAATTCATTACTTACCCTATTGAATTAAAGTTAAACGGAATCCCTGGTGCTACGGAAATTAGATCTATTTCTCGCGCCGGAGTAAGCTCTGTCTCTGTTATTTTTGAGGATGGAACCGATATTTGGTTCGCAAGGCAAATTGTAAATGAACGATTGAAGTTAGTTGAAGCAGAGATTCCACCGGAATATGGAAAACCTGAATTAGCACCTGTTGCTACTGCACTTGGCGATATTTATGAATTCATTTTGACATCAGAAAATCATAATGAAACAGACCTACGTAGTTTTGTTGATTGGGATCTTTCCAAAAAAATTAAAAGTGTTCCTGGAGTTATAGAAGTAAATACTCTAGGTGGTTCTCTTAAACAATATCAAATACTTATCGATCCTAAAAGATTACAAGTTCATAATTTAACAATTTCTGAAATATTAGAGAATTTGAAAACAGCTAACTTTAACACAGGTGGGGGTTACGTTCAGAAAGATTATGAACAACTTGTGATTAGAGGTGAAGGTCAGTTCGAGGGTATTGATGAAATCAAAAGAGTAGCTGTCAGAACTGCAAACGATGGAATTCCACTTTTGCTTGGTCAAATAGCAACAGTTAAAGAAGGTCCTGCATTACGTTTTGGAATTGCAACAAAAAATGGAAAGGAGGTGGTTGCCGCCACAGTCATAATGTTACTCGGCCAAAATTCGCGCAAAGTTGTTAGTGATGTAAAACAAAGAATAGAAGAGATTCGTTCCACTCTTCCACATGGAATGAAAATTGAACCCTTTTATGATAGATCTGAGTTTATCAATCGTGCATTGAAAACAGTTTTTATCAATCTTACAGAGGGAGCCATATTGGTATTTTTTGCATTGATATTAACTCTAGGAACTGCGAAAGGAGGTATCCTTGTCGCATTAGCAATTCCGGTTTCTATGCTAATTGCTGTTATATTTATGAAATATATAGGTGTCGTAGGAAATTTAATGTCTTTGGGTGCATTAGATTTTGGATTGTTAGTGGATGGTTCTATCGTGATGTTAGAATCAGTTTTGGCTGGTTTTTATATGGGTAGAAAACGGTTTAACCGGCCAATGAACGAAGATGAAATAAAAAAAATTACCGACGTTATCATTTTAGAAAGATGTCAAAAAGTAGGTAAAGCAGCTGCATTTTCTGTGGCGATTATCATGTTAGTTTATTTACCTCTGATGGTTCTTGAAGGAGTGGAAGGGCGTATGTTTCGTCCAATGGCAATTACAGTTGCTTTAGCTCTTGCAAGTGCCCTTGTATTTTCGATTACAGTTTTTCCAGCAAGCCTTGCGATTTTTTATAAAAGACCTTTCATTCATAAGGCATATGCTTGGGAAAAAATTGAAGAATATTATGTTTTACTATTAAATTGGGGAAACCAAAGAAAACAAAAGATTTTATTATTCTCAGTGTTCTTGGTTATAGGTTCCTTTTTCTTGGGATCATATCTAGGATCAGAATTTTTACCTAGAATTGACGAAGGCGAAATTGAAATTGATGCCAAACGTTTGCCTTCCACTGCTATTGATTATTCAAAAGATTTAAATAAAGATATTGAAAGAGTATTAAAACCATTCCCAGAAATTTCTAGCGTTGTATCTCGTGTTGGTAGGGGAGAGTCTGCAGCAGAACCTTTGGGTACTGAAGAAACTTCTGTCATGGTAAAACTTTCACCGAAAAAAAATTGGGTGAATGCCAGTTCAAGAGAAGAGTTGATGAATGTTTTAAAAGATAAATTAATATCATCGATCCCATCTACATATTTTAGCATGTCTCAACCAATTGAAAATCGAGTGAATGCGCTACTTACTGGTTCGAAAGCGGATGTCGTTCTAAAAATTTACGGTGATGATTTACAAACTTTAAAAACTCATGCAGATAAAATGGCATCTGTACTTTCAAAAATAGAAGGTACTGGTGATTTGCGTGTACAACGTTTATTAGGTCTTCCAATGTTACAAATTAATACAAACTATGATTATATGGCTCGTTATGGAGTTACCGCTTCCGAAATTTTACGAACCGTTGAAATGATGAGAGTTGGTTCGACAGCAGGGAAAATATTTGAAGGTGCTAGACGTTATGATTTAGTTCTACGATTAGATTTACAGGCGAAAGACATCGATTCAGTTCGAAACATTCCTATTATGACATCACGTGGTACGACAGTGCCGCTAGCCCAAGTAGCCGATATCGATATTCTGGATTCTGCTTCAGCGATTTATCGAGAAGGACTAAGGCGGAGAATTTTTGTAGAGGTGAATATTCGAGGTCGCGATCTCGTTGGTTATATCAATGATGCTAAAAAGAAAACAGAATCCGTCCAAGATGCCTTACCCAATGGATATGAAATTGAATGGGGGGGGCAATTTGATAACTTTGTTCGTGCCCGAGACCGACTCATACTTATAGTTCCAGTAGCACTTGCGATTATATTTTTTATGTTAATCATCGCATTCGAAAGTGTTTATTATGCAGTTGGGGTTTTTTCTGTAGTACCTCTTGCTGCAGCAGGAGGTATTTTGGGTTTGTTAGTTCGAGGTCTTCCTTTTAGTATCCCAGCCGCTGTTGGTTTTATTGCTGTCAGTGGAATTGCTGTATTGAATGGAGTAGTGTATGCTTCGACTTTAAAAGATGAAATCAAATCAGGAGTAGATATCGACAAAGCAGTTGTGTCGGCAGGGATTTTGTCTTTACGTCCTGTTCTCACTACAGAGTTTATTGCAGCTATTGGTTTTTTGCCAATGGCATTATCAACTATGGCAGGCGCGGAAGTACAAAGACCTCTTGCAACAGTTGTTATTTTTGGTGTGTTAGTTGCAACTGCGCTTTCGAGATTAGTTTTACCATTTGTTATGGAATTCCTCTTGAAATTGGATGAAAAAAGGAAACTAATAAAGGAACAAAATCGAATTAAGAGAAGTTCAAAACTAATTCAAATAGATATTGGTGGTGATGATGACGAACCGAAAGCGCAATCAAAAAATCCACCGAATCAAAAGCGAAAATAG
- a CDS encoding ankyrin repeat domain-containing protein produces the protein MEDETVVKAPMSREHRLFHAVEKGNLELVKELLEEGVSINAKDSLGNSPLIKAADEEDLDMAKFLIEKGANVNLRNTTGETALYRAVYRGNMDIVKLLVKAGAETKVKTVGGVSLVELADERGEEGILKYLLSIK, from the coding sequence ATGGAAGACGAAACGGTTGTCAAAGCACCAATGAGTCGTGAACATCGTCTCTTTCACGCTGTAGAAAAAGGAAACTTAGAATTAGTAAAAGAACTTTTGGAGGAAGGAGTTTCCATCAACGCTAAAGATTCCTTAGGCAATTCCCCTCTCATCAAAGCTGCAGACGAAGAGGATTTAGACATGGCAAAGTTCTTAATCGAAAAAGGTGCCAACGTTAATCTTCGTAATACGACCGGTGAAACCGCACTCTACCGCGCTGTGTATCGTGGGAATATGGATATAGTGAAACTCTTAGTCAAAGCTGGGGCCGAAACCAAAGTCAAAACTGTAGGTGGTGTCAGTTTAGTCGAACTTGCCGACGAACGTGGGGAAGAGGGGATTTTGAAATACTTGCTCTCTATAAAATAG
- a CDS encoding UDP-N-acetylmuramate dehydrogenase, which yields MFVQNNVSLAPHTSLQLGGEAKYFISIKTIEDLRYALEFCKKENLPFFILGGGSNTIFRDSGFPGVIFKMQIPGIRCLDSNNEYTIFQVGAGVIWDHFVEFTIKQGLAGIECLSGIPGSVGASPIQNIGAYGQEVKDSILAVECMNPFGEIISITNQNCQFRYRNSEFKSGIYKDYIVISVTFQLSKEAAPCLRYPELQNLWDASNSENFNNGKSNLESRIQQMEIVRNMVIQLRKKKSMVLDENDPNTRSAGSFFTNPILSDVDTEKFLQVAKKHGFENPPIYTESPGYKKLSAAWLIENSGIQKGTKYPGGVGISDKHCLGLINIEGTTSALLAMAESVRQRVFETFFVRLEMEPVVRP from the coding sequence ATGTTTGTCCAAAATAATGTAAGCTTGGCTCCGCACACATCATTGCAATTGGGTGGTGAGGCAAAGTACTTCATTTCTATAAAGACAATCGAAGATTTAAGGTATGCTTTAGAATTTTGTAAAAAAGAAAATCTACCTTTTTTTATTTTGGGTGGTGGATCGAATACTATATTTCGGGATTCTGGTTTTCCAGGTGTCATCTTCAAAATGCAAATCCCAGGCATACGTTGTCTAGATTCAAATAACGAATATACAATTTTTCAAGTTGGCGCTGGTGTAATTTGGGACCATTTTGTTGAATTTACTATAAAACAGGGATTAGCTGGTATTGAGTGTCTTTCTGGTATTCCGGGCTCTGTAGGTGCATCCCCAATTCAAAATATTGGAGCCTATGGTCAAGAGGTTAAAGATTCAATTTTAGCAGTGGAATGTATGAATCCTTTTGGAGAAATCATTTCTATCACGAATCAAAACTGTCAATTTCGCTATCGGAATAGTGAGTTTAAATCCGGTATTTATAAGGACTATATTGTAATTTCAGTTACCTTTCAATTGTCTAAGGAAGCTGCACCTTGTTTGCGTTACCCGGAATTACAAAATCTATGGGATGCTTCAAATTCAGAAAATTTTAATAACGGCAAATCAAATTTAGAATCGCGAATCCAACAAATGGAAATAGTTCGAAATATGGTGATTCAACTTCGAAAAAAAAAGTCGATGGTTTTGGATGAAAATGATCCAAACACTCGTTCTGCGGGTTCTTTTTTTACCAATCCAATATTATCTGATGTTGATACCGAAAAGTTTCTTCAAGTCGCGAAAAAACACGGATTCGAAAATCCACCTATCTATACGGAATCACCTGGATACAAAAAACTCTCCGCTGCTTGGCTGATTGAAAACTCAGGGATCCAAAAAGGTACTAAATATCCTGGTGGGGTCGGAATCTCAGATAAACATTGTTTAGGTCTAATCAATATAGAAGGTACAACTTCTGCACTTCTAGCAATGGCGGAATCTGTCAGACAACGCGTATTTGAAACATTTTTTGTAAGATTGGAAATGGAACCAGTCGTTAGACCATAA
- the mltG gene encoding endolytic transglycosylase MltG, with product MNSKLKKYLILSGLSISLLLVLALIGFFVVDELKGGAVGDGQNKYELIIDPGEPSSSVVRELAAAGMIKSSVYFNYLMKFTRAGNKIKQGVYDINDGMSSRKILDVIISGKVKLITFTVPEGYNNRQIGDLLVSKKLAISREEFLKVAQSPALLTKYNIPAKTLEGYLFPETYSVPLNYPLERITEMMVKRFYKKLESIPEAKDIKPADLHFRVVLASIVEREAVRKEERPMMAGVFLIRIEKNINLESCATIQYLFDKPKKRLFESDLKIVSPYNTYINGGWPPGPISNPGLPALEASFKPMKSDKLFFLLKPDGSHYFSATFKEHLEAKKKFIDVLYQ from the coding sequence ATGAACTCGAAACTTAAAAAATACCTGATTTTATCTGGATTAAGTATTTCCTTATTATTAGTTTTGGCCTTGATTGGTTTTTTCGTAGTCGACGAACTCAAAGGAGGAGCTGTCGGCGATGGCCAAAATAAATACGAACTCATCATTGATCCCGGCGAACCTTCATCGAGTGTAGTACGCGAGTTAGCTGCTGCAGGTATGATCAAATCATCGGTATATTTCAATTACCTGATGAAATTTACGAGAGCCGGAAACAAAATCAAACAAGGTGTTTATGACATCAATGACGGAATGAGTTCACGAAAAATTCTCGACGTCATTATTTCGGGGAAAGTAAAGCTCATTACCTTCACAGTACCAGAAGGTTATAACAATCGTCAGATTGGAGATTTATTAGTATCAAAAAAACTAGCCATCTCACGAGAAGAGTTTTTGAAAGTGGCACAAAGCCCTGCTTTGCTAACTAAATACAACATTCCTGCAAAAACTTTAGAAGGATATTTGTTTCCTGAAACTTATTCAGTTCCTTTAAATTACCCACTGGAACGAATCACTGAGATGATGGTCAAACGTTTCTATAAAAAATTAGAATCCATTCCTGAAGCAAAAGATATAAAACCTGCGGATCTTCATTTTAGGGTAGTTCTTGCTTCCATTGTAGAAAGAGAAGCGGTCAGAAAAGAAGAAAGGCCTATGATGGCTGGTGTATTCTTAATTCGAATTGAAAAAAATATTAATTTAGAATCTTGCGCAACGATTCAATACTTATTTGATAAACCAAAAAAAAGGTTATTTGAATCTGATCTAAAGATTGTATCGCCTTACAATACTTATATCAATGGTGGATGGCCACCGGGACCAATTTCTAATCCCGGTTTACCAGCGTTAGAAGCTTCGTTTAAACCAATGAAATCTGATAAATTATTCTTTCTTCTCAAACCTGATGGTTCGCACTATTTTTCTGCGACATTTAAGGAACATTTAGAAGCAAAAAAGAAATTTATAGATGTTCTATATCAGTAA
- a CDS encoding transglutaminase family protein encodes MADFKVIHKTKYSYDDTVAYCHNMAHMYPLTSPHQDCFRTHVTVNPKPVVSSFRRDYFGNQVFLFSVEDPHRFLEVVVESTVRTHQSSGIDLYKSTPWENIYSLIHESTLDADILSIEYIQPSSFIAAKESYSEFARMFFTEGQPVFAAALEMTTYIYQTFQYDPKATSINTPIDQVLNERKGVCQDFSHLMIAALRSLKIPTRYVSGYLETLPPPGAQKLQGSDATHAWVSVYCPTFGWLDFDPTNGKIITEEYIITAVGRDYADVSPLKGILFGGGKHKLKVEVDVIREQI; translated from the coding sequence ATGGCTGATTTTAAAGTAATTCATAAAACTAAATACAGTTACGACGATACAGTTGCTTATTGCCATAATATGGCACATATGTACCCTTTGACTTCGCCACACCAAGATTGTTTTAGAACGCATGTGACTGTAAATCCCAAACCGGTTGTTTCCTCGTTTCGCAGAGATTATTTTGGAAACCAAGTATTTCTTTTTTCAGTCGAAGACCCTCATCGTTTTTTAGAGGTTGTCGTTGAATCAACAGTGCGAACACACCAATCCTCCGGAATTGATTTGTATAAATCGACTCCTTGGGAAAATATTTATTCGCTCATCCATGAATCAACTTTAGATGCTGATATTTTATCCATTGAATACATCCAACCTTCTTCTTTTATCGCAGCAAAAGAAAGTTATTCTGAATTCGCTCGAATGTTTTTTACAGAAGGGCAACCTGTATTTGCAGCTGCATTGGAGATGACAACATATATCTACCAAACATTTCAATATGATCCAAAAGCTACAAGTATCAACACTCCCATTGACCAAGTTTTAAATGAAAGAAAAGGTGTGTGTCAGGATTTTTCGCATTTAATGATTGCCGCCTTACGTTCATTAAAGATTCCGACTCGTTATGTGAGTGGATATTTAGAGACACTTCCTCCTCCCGGTGCGCAAAAATTACAAGGTAGCGATGCAACACATGCGTGGGTTTCTGTATATTGCCCTACCTTTGGTTGGTTGGACTTTGATCCAACTAATGGTAAAATTATAACGGAAGAATATATCATCACAGCTGTCGGTCGTGATTATGCGGACGTATCACCATTGAAGGGAATTTTATTTGGTGGTGGAAAACATAAGTTGAAAGTAGAAGTCGATGTAATTCGAGAACAAATTTGA
- a CDS encoding Spx/MgsR family RNA polymerase-binding regulatory protein → MSRSNPKVYEYSGCSTCRNALKYLKSKKVDFQQVPIRDNPPSVTELKKAKQYLGDIKKLFNTSGKDYREGNWKEKLVTLKEEQIYKELSSNGNLVKRPFVVGDGWFLVGFKEEEWKEKLG, encoded by the coding sequence ATGAGTCGTTCCAACCCTAAAGTTTATGAATATTCTGGATGTAGCACCTGTCGCAATGCCCTTAAATATTTAAAATCAAAAAAAGTGGATTTTCAACAAGTCCCTATCCGTGACAATCCCCCCTCTGTCACAGAGCTTAAAAAAGCAAAACAATACTTAGGTGACATTAAAAAACTTTTTAATACCTCGGGTAAGGATTATCGCGAAGGAAATTGGAAGGAAAAATTGGTAACTCTTAAGGAAGAACAAATATATAAAGAACTCTCTTCCAATGGAAATTTGGTAAAACGACCGTTTGTTGTAGGAGACGGTTGGTTTTTAGTAGGATTTAAGGAAGAGGAATGGAAGGAAAAATTGGGGTAA
- a CDS encoding TonB-dependent receptor: MNLNKKIIILLALFLTTSLSIFAQSNGSVKGTIIDSENGEPVFGATIVVRSEKKFAKTDFDGKYTLDLPPGTYQVEYQMYGYGPQNRTIVVSAGKASQMNVTFGAQVLQTVEVKDRALNESDAALLQLQKKSATVSDSIGAESIKKSPDSSANEIVKRVTGITLIGGKYVFVRGLGERYSSTYLNDAYIPSTEPDKRVVPLDLFPASLIKNIRIIKTFVPEESAEFSGGLVKIETKEYPDEFTMKVGLGIGYNSNTTRNKWQTFNGGDFFGRPTANQELPSIVKSVPEYLPFEPGSRFGGINPSFISLGATTFPSTWTPDTTKAPYDKNFNFTVGNTFKLTESGQRLGVLFGTTHSVDYRFKRQKDVRYIPGNPVNLSVKDLTTVSPLQTQDADIYLEERLFGNNLNLAYEPMSGQQFFLKNFYSVSSEKSVRESVGTNNIDNFQFFSQTNDFISRQLFNSSFGGKHSINLGSIGRPHTLDWQMNYGEAKRDEPNLTQQVWRRPQTSPVTTVPTRLGNNPDGSRFYSTANDTVRSFSVAYEIPFDQWNGLKSSFKFGGSALDRFKSFTFREFGSKSNVGATNNDLYPVPGELVYNPLEFLRTNSTGLANRTFSERQVEPNAYDAYQKLHSYFSQFDIPLFSKFRFIGGARYEDSYQKVKTFVLKEQFDVRKPGYGCETGSEGERILLVKNNICAADNNGVGEIRTKDVLPSANFVYEFLKDQNLRFGYTQTLTRPDFREMSPFAFTPYFGGDRIRGNPNLQRTYIHNFDFRYEYFMGGANYAAVGVFHKDLSNPIELIGQPVAGQISPFFTYANASRATIRGVELDFRREFFDRFRFETNVFFIKSLVNVMTWEQFTIGKAGILDPIDRSFSYDPTNIRRPLQGQSDFVANLKFDFYLNKLKTTTIGLYYNYFGDRIFVVGANGTPDAYERGVGLTDIVFSHKIDEKLDFKFAAKNVTDQRFKIYVKDELLNEEKLFRSYREGVSFSMSAGYKF; encoded by the coding sequence ATGAACTTAAATAAGAAGATAATCATTCTACTCGCATTGTTTCTTACTACATCGCTAAGCATATTTGCTCAAAGTAATGGGTCAGTAAAAGGAACAATTATTGATTCAGAGAACGGAGAGCCTGTCTTCGGCGCCACTATCGTTGTAAGATCTGAGAAAAAATTTGCTAAGACAGATTTTGATGGAAAATATACATTAGATCTTCCCCCAGGCACATACCAAGTAGAATACCAAATGTACGGTTATGGTCCACAAAATAGGACAATAGTCGTCTCTGCTGGAAAAGCTAGTCAAATGAATGTAACTTTCGGAGCGCAAGTTTTACAAACCGTTGAAGTAAAAGATCGCGCTTTGAATGAATCAGATGCAGCTCTATTACAACTTCAAAAAAAATCTGCAACTGTTTCAGATTCTATAGGTGCTGAATCTATCAAAAAATCGCCAGATTCATCAGCGAATGAAATAGTAAAACGTGTAACTGGGATTACATTAATTGGTGGTAAATATGTATTTGTTAGAGGTCTTGGTGAAAGATATTCCTCAACATACTTAAATGATGCTTATATTCCATCTACAGAACCTGATAAACGTGTTGTTCCGTTAGATTTATTTCCTGCTTCCTTAATTAAAAATATTAGAATTATTAAAACTTTTGTACCAGAAGAATCTGCTGAATTTTCTGGAGGATTAGTTAAAATTGAAACTAAAGAATATCCAGATGAATTTACTATGAAAGTTGGATTGGGTATTGGTTATAATTCAAATACCACAAGAAATAAATGGCAAACCTTTAATGGCGGGGATTTTTTCGGAAGACCAACTGCAAACCAAGAATTACCTTCTATAGTAAAATCAGTTCCGGAGTATTTACCATTTGAACCTGGTAGTAGGTTTGGTGGTATCAATCCATCTTTTATTAGTTTAGGAGCTACCACATTTCCTTCTACCTGGACTCCTGATACGACCAAAGCACCGTATGATAAAAACTTCAATTTTACAGTTGGTAATACATTTAAATTAACAGAATCCGGCCAAAGGTTAGGTGTCCTTTTTGGAACAACTCACTCAGTTGATTATCGTTTCAAAAGGCAAAAGGATGTTCGTTATATTCCGGGAAACCCTGTAAATCTCTCTGTTAAAGATCTTACTACTGTTTCACCACTACAAACACAGGATGCTGATATCTATTTAGAAGAACGTTTGTTTGGAAACAATTTAAACTTGGCCTATGAACCAATGAGTGGTCAGCAATTCTTTCTTAAGAATTTTTATTCTGTATCTTCTGAAAAGTCAGTTCGTGAATCTGTTGGAACAAACAACATTGATAATTTTCAATTTTTTTCTCAGACGAATGATTTCATAAGCAGACAATTATTTAATTCAAGTTTTGGTGGAAAACATTCAATTAACCTGGGTTCTATCGGAAGGCCACATACTCTCGACTGGCAAATGAACTATGGAGAAGCTAAAAGAGATGAACCAAACTTAACACAACAAGTTTGGCGTAGACCACAAACTAGTCCGGTTACTACCGTCCCTACTAGATTAGGAAATAACCCAGATGGTTCTAGATTTTATTCTACTGCAAATGATACGGTAAGAAGTTTTAGCGTAGCATACGAGATACCTTTTGACCAATGGAATGGACTTAAATCTTCATTCAAATTTGGAGGCTCGGCTTTAGACCGATTCAAATCATTTACGTTCCGAGAGTTTGGATCCAAATCGAATGTTGGAGCTACAAACAATGACTTGTATCCAGTGCCAGGTGAGCTTGTATATAATCCTTTAGAATTTTTAAGAACTAATAGCACAGGTCTCGCTAATAGGACTTTTTCTGAAAGGCAAGTTGAGCCCAATGCTTATGATGCATATCAGAAATTGCATTCTTATTTTTCTCAATTTGATATCCCACTATTCTCAAAGTTTAGATTTATTGGTGGTGCGAGGTATGAAGACTCTTACCAAAAGGTAAAAACATTTGTATTGAAGGAACAGTTTGATGTAAGAAAGCCAGGTTATGGTTGTGAAACTGGTTCGGAAGGGGAGAGAATTCTTTTAGTTAAAAACAATATTTGCGCTGCAGATAATAATGGTGTAGGTGAAATTAGAACTAAGGATGTTCTTCCAAGTGCAAATTTTGTTTATGAATTTCTTAAGGATCAAAATTTACGGTTTGGTTATACTCAAACTCTTACTAGACCTGACTTTAGAGAAATGTCTCCATTTGCTTTCACTCCTTACTTTGGTGGTGATAGAATCAGGGGAAATCCAAACTTACAAAGAACGTATATTCATAACTTTGATTTTAGATATGAGTACTTTATGGGTGGAGCAAACTATGCAGCGGTCGGTGTATTTCATAAAGACCTTTCCAATCCTATTGAGTTAATTGGACAACCTGTTGCTGGTCAAATATCACCATTTTTTACTTATGCAAATGCAAGCCGTGCAACGATTCGAGGGGTTGAATTAGATTTCAGAAGAGAATTTTTTGATAGATTTCGTTTTGAAACAAACGTTTTCTTTATTAAGTCTTTAGTTAACGTAATGACTTGGGAACAATTTACAATAGGAAAGGCAGGAATTTTAGATCCAATCGACAGAAGTTTTTCTTATGATCCAACTAACATTCGTAGGCCTTTGCAAGGACAATCAGACTTTGTGGCAAACCTAAAATTTGATTTTTATTTGAATAAATTAAAAACTACAACTATTGGATTATACTATAACTACTTTGGAGATAGGATCTTTGTGGTCGGGGCAAACGGTACTCCTGATGCTTATGAACGTGGCGTAGGTTTGACGGATATTGTATTCTCACACAAAATAGATGAAAAATTAGATTTTAAATTTGCTGCGAAGAACGTAACAGACCAAAGGTTCAAGATTTATGTTAAGGATGAGTTACTCAACGAAGAGAAACTTTTCCGATCCTACAGGGAAGGTGTTTCTTTCTCTATGTCTGCTGGATATAAGTTCTAA